From the Euphorbia lathyris chromosome 6, ddEupLath1.1, whole genome shotgun sequence genome, one window contains:
- the LOC136232504 gene encoding cysteine-rich receptor-like protein kinase 10 encodes MGEFRRSGKLFQLFLLHLLAAVFSEDDPPYPFCSNITDQTPNSPFQINFNNLLLSLRSNASISNHYITAIGNGPDKVYGQYMCLNYVSNDTCKLCINTASKDIKQLCTNNKEAMVWEEVCQLSYSNPGYFIGQLDVSGNLVFKNKVNISNPDRFRSLVNQTVSNLIEALPFNVSDGRYATGEAKYTDSETLYALVQCTTGLSSAECKTCLEVALANVSNCCYSYRGLRLLSRSCYLRYELYAFYRGETENPASPKNHGTRKKKIVIVTTVAAVLVVIAFSSFIYCTANKNEIGSQEVLLQNISNPNRSVFQSQILEGMDVFSAKESGFMELTSIYAATNNFSELNVLGQGGFGPVYKGILSGEKEVAVKRLSRSSEQGIEEFTNEVLLIMKLQHKNLVRLLGFCVDGEEKLLVYEFMPNGSLDVILFDSKKRAELDWSKRINIINGIAKGILYLHEDSRLRIIHRDLKASNILLDNEMNPKISDFGMARIFASSEGEANTARIVGTYGYMAPEYAMEGLYSTKSDVYSFGVLLLEIITGRRNAGFHKSKNASSLTAYAWGLRNGGKEVELMDPVLSESCCPEEFSRQVQIGLLCVQEDAVYRPTMSSVVLMLKSETVTLPQPEKPAFSAGRFTDQFRPESEDLSVNGLTTSVIVPR; translated from the exons ATGGGTGAATTTAGAAGATCTGGAAAGCTTTTCCAATTGTTTTTGCTTCATTTATTGGCTGCTGTTTTTTCTGAGGATGATCCTCCTTACCCTTTTTGCTCAAACATTACTGATCAGACACCAAATAGTCCTTTTCAGATCAATTTCAACaaccttcttctttctcttcgcTCAAATGCTTCGATTTCAAATCACTATATTACCGCAATTGGGAATGGTCCGGACAAAGTATATGGACAGTATATGTGCCTCAACTATGTATCAAATGATACTTGTAAACTCTGCATAAACACAGCATCAAAAGATATCAAGCAGCTTTGTACAAACAACAAGGAAGCGATGGTATGGGAGGAGGTCTGCCAGTTAAGTTACTCGAATCCAGGTTATTTTATCGGGCAATTGGATGTTTCAGGAAACCTTGTATTCAAGAACAAAGTTAACATTTCAAATCCAGATCGGTTTAGATCACTAGTGAATCAAACTGTGAGTAATCTGATAGAGGCGTTGCCTTTTAATGTTTCGGATGGAAGGTATGCAACTGGGGAAGCTAAATATACGGATTCAGAAACATTATATGCTCTAGTTCAGTGCACCACAGGCTTATCTTCAGCTGAATGCAAAACCTGCCTCGAGGTTGCTTTGGCAAACGTATCGAATTGCTGCTATTCCTACCGCGGCCTGAGGCTTCTTAGCCGTAGTTGTTACTTGAGGTATGAGCTATACGCCTTCTATAGAGGTGAAACTGAAAATCCTGCATCTCCAAAGAACCATGGAACAAGGaaaa AGAAAATCGTAATCGTTACGACTGTAGCTGCAGTTCTGGTTGTGATTGCCTTCAGTTCTTTCATATACTGTACTgcaaacaaaaatgaaattggaaGCCAAGAAGTTCTGCTGCAAAATATCAGTAATCCGAATAGAAGCGTTTTTCAATCCCAAATTTTAGAAGGAATGGATGTGTTTAGTGCAAAGGAATCTGGGTTTATGGAATTGACATCCATTTATGCTGCTACTAATAATTTTTCTGAATTGAATGTGCTTGGACAAGGTGGTTTTGGACCTGTTTACAAG GGCATTCTGAGCGGTGAAAAGGAAGTCGCGGTGAAAAGGCTTTCAAGATCCTCCGAGCAAGGGATAGAGGAGTTCACAAATGAAGTTCTTTTGATAATGAAACTTCAGCACAAGAATCTCGTCAGGCTACTTGGTTTTTGTGTTGATGGAGAAGAAAAGCTTCTGGTTTATGAATTCATGCCTAACGGCAGTCTTGATGTTATCCTATTCG ATTCCAAGAAAAGAGCTGAGCTAGATTGGAGCAAACGCATCAATATAATAAATGGAATCGCAAAGGGAATTCTTTATCTTCATGAAGATTCTCGGCTTCGAATTATTCATCGTGATCTCAAAGCTAGCAACATCTTATTAGACAACGAGATGAACCCAAAAATATCAGATTTTGGAATGGCAAGGATCTTCGCGAGCAGCGAAGGGGAAGCTAATACTGCTAGAATAGTCGGAACATA TGGATACATGGCACCAGAGTATGCTATGGAAGGACTGTACTCTACCAAATCTGATGTTTACAGTTTCGGAGTTCTGTTACTTGAGATCATAACCGGTAGAAGAAATGCTGGATTTCACAAATCAAAAAATGCTTCAAGCCTTACAGCATAT GCATGGGGTCTGCGGAACGGAGGAAAAGAGGTAGAATTGATGGATCCGGTGTTGTCCGAATCTTGTTGTCCAGAAGAATTTTCAAGGCAAGTGCAAATAGGGTTATTGTGTGTTCAGGAAGATGCGGTTTACAGGCCAACAATGTCATCTGTAGTTTTAATGCTGAAAAGTGAAACGGTGACTCTTCCTCAACCTGAAAAACCAGCCTTTTCTGCAGGGAGATTTACAGACCAATTCAGACCAGAATCCGAGGATCTTTCTGTTAATGGTTTAACTACTTCTGTAATTGTACCTCGGTGA
- the LOC136233112 gene encoding mitogen-activated protein kinase kinase 10, translating to MTLVRERRHHQRLQLSLPPPLPYGHLHPSSLSTVNPDSPGINNLSDLEKLQVIGHGNGGTVYKVRHKRTSRIFALKVLRFDYNDTTTAIRQQAAREAEILKRVDSPFIVRCYAVFDSEEDLCFAMEYMEKGSLNEILISNKNLLTEDFISNIARCVLNGLKYLHGMQIVHGDIKPSNLLINGKGEVKIADFGVSHDSGSIEADMGTCAYMSPERLDPQRWDGDNADGFTGDVWSVGVVVMECLVGHYPLIGIGEKPDWAALVCAICFGERLEMPENASPEFRSFVGRCLEKDWSKRGTVDELVHHPFLRNKTCFECDDQGIN from the coding sequence ATGACATTAGTAAGAGAAAGAAGACATCATCAACGCCTTCAACTATCTCTACCTCCACCGCTACCGTACGGACACCTCCATCCGTCTTCATTATCAACTGTCAATCCAGATTCTCCCGGAATCAACAACCTCTCAGATCTCGAAAAGCTCCAAGTGATCGGCCATGGAAACGGAGGAACTGTTTATAAAGTACGACATAAACGAACTTCCCGAATCTTCGCGCTTAAAGTGCTGCGTTTCGATTACAACGACACCACCACCGCAATCCGGCAACAGGCAGCGAGGGAGGCGGAGATTCTCAAACGAGTGGATTCGCCGTTCATCGTCAGATGTTACGCAGTTTTTGATAGCGAGGAGGACTTGTGTTTCGCAATGGAATACATGGAAAAAGGATCGCTGAATGAGATTTTGATTTCGAATAAAAACTTGTTGACGGAAGATTTCATTTCGAACATCGCGCGCTGTGTTTTGAACGGATTGAAGTATCTTCACGGGATGCAGATTGTTCACGGCGATATAAAACCGTCGAATCTACTGATTAATGGTAAAGGAGAAGTGAAAATCGCCGATTTCGGAGTGAGTCATGATTCCGGTTCGATTGAAGCAGATATGGGGACATGTGCGTATATGAGTCCGGAGAGGCTTGATCCTCAGAGATGGGATGGGGATAATGCAGATGGATTTACCGGCGATGTTTGGTCGGTCGGAGTGGTGGTTATGGAGTGTTTAGTAGGTCATTATCCGTTAATTGGAATTGGGGAAAAACCAGATTGGGCAGCTTTGGTGTGTGCAATTTGTTTTGGGGAGAGATTGGAGATGCCGGAAAATGCATCGCCGGAGTTTCGGAGTTTTGTAGGGAGATGTCTAGAGAAAGATTGGAGTAAAAGAGGGACTGTTGATGAACTTGTTCATCATCCTTTTCTAAGAAATAAGACTTGTTTTGAGTGTGATGATCAAGGGATTAATTGA